A window of Malania oleifera isolate guangnan ecotype guangnan chromosome 2, ASM2987363v1, whole genome shotgun sequence genomic DNA:
CGGTTAACCATACTTGTTAGTACAAAAtcttcccggtcgaccaaaccggtgCCGAGTCAACAGATTGACCACAGCCCGATTGACCAAACTTACCTAGTTCATTATcacctagttgaccgaactccctataattcaacactttgaccatctggttgaccatGCCAAGATTGCATACcgacgccctggtcgaccgagttcccacgtgtggaactcaactatctagtcgaccgaactacgtAGTTCAAATCCTCCCGGTCAATCGAACCATGCTTAAAAGGAAAATCGCCCTGGAACCTCTTTGACCGATCAACTGAACTGTTAGTTCATTtcttacctggtcgaccgaactcagcacagcttggtcaaccaaacttccttCGGTTGatcggtgctcttgggttgccccaatatttttgcctcagttaaattttttaaacggggttaattatgctaaaatatttttaaacaatctTAATAATCCCTTATATGTcctgaatggttatatttttggggaactctatatataccccttcatttgcaaaaattagtatcagattagcaaaacaattatcgaattttctctgattttcaaaagctttatttctcacatccaagtttcatttcttcattcttactcatcctcattgcaaaccttgtTAAGTAAGAGtactattgtgagtatctagttaagtTTACACTATtgttagttctagttgattgatatatatatatatatatatatatatatatatatatatttttatccgagaaTAAGCTTAAAGTTTTTcgaggagacttcattaataagtcttccgtacGAAAACTTCGTAgaacttgtgagttttgcatcatcattgcaatactcaagagttcgtattccttttttttttttgtgaaataaatatttacgaaccattttcaaatatcccgtgtgcttatttttgagaaaaatatttttgggatattttgctTGTGAATATCTttgttattgtaccttttgattgataatatcatcttgacataaagatcaaataatttttacaaattgatttcaaatatctcgtgtgatttactttgagaaatttattttgagatatttgttagcgtgttgaagatctttgttgctatatcttttcatattgatacaaagatcaaataaattttgcaaaccatttttcaatatctcttgtggtttattttgggaaaaatatctgttgagatatttgaagtgtacttgtgatctttgtttgtgcattgtgattgaaatttttatttgatacaaagattatatcatttacactctcacgcactgattgcaatatttacatagatatttgagagtagacacttagactacactgaacttatcatatcctatcttttggtagtgtattgattatactatgcgtattgagtacatatttgttttacatgaaagcataatcactgtaccatttgattgagaaattactgttgtatttccaggcgtggcctgagggggcgataatccagcccggtaaggattgtgtaatggttggggtcagccctgtgaatttaacctagggtcttctccaccccgcaaggagaatttgtaaaggttgaatTCAGCCCTGtcctaattgacctagttgtttaggtgccgctccacccattaagtaagccTATAGTGATAATCATcgtgcttattagccaaggcggggacgaagcaatttggccgaacctcgataacatttttgggtgtcgtctcctttactgctttattgtgtatgcttggttaaatttctattacagtttaaattccattgtatatttacattgatttattttacatgcactagattgaccttaggcttgtgtaatactgttgttagtggattgacctaggggataaaatctttaaacaccaattcacccccctcttgggattgcatcaaAGCTAACACCTATGGTTCAAACATGAGAATCGTTGGCTCGTTTTTTGCACTACTTGTTCCTATGGGTCATTTTGCTCACAAGAGTTATGTCCATTGTtgattttgaacttttttttttttttttataagatctAAGTTGACTATAATTTTAGAAAGATAAGTAACGTACCATACATGTGAAGAAAAAGGAGAAGTTGTTTCTTTTTCTGCAAGAAGACTTTGAATAATATTTTGTAGTTGTTTGTGGCTTGCACTCAACTATTCAATTTGAACATCTTTCTCGACATCTCTCTTAGCAAGAAGGCACTCAAAAGTGGCCATCTTGAGATTGGTAGATGATGACTCCGCTGAATACTTGCTAGTTGCTCTACAAGCAACCACCATATCACCCATCTCTTTCAAACGATCAACAACAACTTAAAGAAATATCCTCCATACTCACTTTGCCTCAAGCCACTAATTCATATCACCTCAATAGTATTAGCATATAAAGGAATTTAACACATCTATGCCCCAAATTTGATAttaaaaattcatgaaaaatggATATAACCAAAAAATTGGTATTAAAAAACTAATATCAACTAGTGAATAAACTAAACAAATATTTTGCAGAGCACAAAAATATGGAGTATAGTTTTACTAAAATCAACTAGTGAACAAATAAAGATTTATCATCTGTCATAACATTTTTCATTGTTGTAAGACTCCAATACAATATATACTATCGAAATTAGATTAATATTTGGGGCCACCTATTGGACTTACTCACATAGTGCCTGCATTAGTGATTTTTCTAGCtgaataaaatgacaaattgGTTTTTATCTAGTCTTGAAAGtacaaaaaccaaaaaaagaacCCATAAAAAGCTTAAACTCAAGGaaatagatatataaatatactCCATAGAAAATATATTGTCCACACATGATAACACAGATAGAGAAACTTCTCATAAGAAGCAAGTGAGCTAATCACAAAAGCAATCACAAGAGAACATaactagaaaaataaaattaagaaaattataaataaacTAATTAGTGGTTTTGAACACAAActtgaataaaattaaaatttttactttaaTCACAAAAAGCCACAAAAAAGCCATATATCAATCAAACAAATTCCAAACCATTCAAATCCGAGTTTGTCATCATAAACATCAATAGAATCATCAATCCAAAACATAAAAAGCCCTAAAatcagagagagggagagaaagagttCACCTTGTAAGAGCAAGAAAAAGATGCAAAGGATTCGAGATGTgagtgagagagaaagagggagagagggagagatgggGAGTGAAAGAGACTCACAAGTGGTggtgtcgtaggaaggtggtctTGTAGGCGGCTGCAACTCTAGTTGGTGGCGAAAGCTGGTGGTTGTAGATCAAAGATAGCTAAGAAGGGAGATTGGGGAGCTAGATAGGGGAGATTGGGCTATCATttaaatctcgctgcttggtccagcgagatttgtttaaattccCCTGGACTAAGCAGCGAGATTTACTatgcattcaaatttttttttttctattaataatccaaagtatattattttcaaaaaaataaaaaataaaaaataactacaATTTGTTACATTgattgtttcaattttttgtcttctccttatttatttatttattattataataataaattaaatttttggagTGAAGAATCAttcattaatttaaattttcacatagaataaattaaattcttaaatttaattaaaaatattatttttatcataaattaatataacagtcatacgTTATAAATGTGtactaataacaagattatttttaattaaaaataattattattgaaattattaactaaaaatcttaataattctaatttaaattatatttaaaactaataataacacttatttaaatacaatcaaatgtcACTTTTAATTTTCAGGGCTTCTTTAATCCGACACTTATTATCAACAATTATTAAATTCAACACTTCTACATAAGAAATTCCAAGTCACTTATTTATTTGTCTTGATTGTAATAGATCATACAATTTGTGCATGTAGAATTCGTGATACTTATTTGGCGTCACCATTATGAATTTCATGCAAGCATTATTTATTTGTCAAATAATGTCTTAATGAAATTTCTAAAATGTGAGCCTGTAATAGTAGGAGGCAACATATGGATGAATTCTTTTACTTTAATATATTTTGCATTGGCTGATCCTTATTCAAGTACAATGACCAACCTTCAATAGGAATGAGCCACGTAACAGTCATTATATGCTTATTACAGGAAAAGGCTCCAGTCTCATTGTCTCAGCCTGAATGCTAAGAATTTAGAAAGACGTGTGGTCGTACCATCCTTGCAGCCTCAATGTCTTCTTTCCTAACTATcgtttcccttcttcttcttcttcttcttcttttgaagatataattaattaatggctaaaGTGTACTAGTGGAGATCATCAGCAGTGACTTTGATTAGAGCAATTTTTGGGTGCTTGATCCGTCTTGTTCAGGTAATTACATTCAGCTTTGATCTTGTTTCATTTGTCGTTTTTAGCACTTATATATATGCTTATCTTCTCCTAATTGTTTAGAAAAGCTGAAAGCTCCAATCTACCTTCAAATTATACATTCTGGAAGTCCTAAAACTGTATTTCTCATTTGATATGGTCTTTTAGATTTGTACGCCATATGTGTATGAGCTTTGTTTATTTTCTATTTGGCTTGTACAGTTCATTAACTATCTTGCAAATATTAGAAAAGATGCAGCATTGTACAAAGATAATCTTCTGGCCTTACTAGCATATTGAAACCCCCAAAAAAATTCCTTTTGTTGCTTGAATCATTTgcctaaaaagaaaacaaaaatatgtCTTTTAATACTTGATAACATCAATATCCATATCCTTTGGATCCAAAGTATTAATGTTATCAAGTATTAAAAGGATGATTTGCTAATcaattattttcttcatttatctTAGATTAATCTTCACTCATTAGTTAATTAACTGTTTGATTTAGGGATGAAGTTAGCAAATCCCAGTTCAACCAGGTTCTGAACATTGAGCTGGATCAAATTATAAATATGTTTGTGCTTATCCAAGTCCTTTTTTTTACACTTGTTACCCTCACTATTTCCTTGGATTAATTTGAAATAGATCtgtgatcataaattttttttaacagtGTTTCATATGTGTAGGCATGTAAGTTCCTTGATGAGAAGTGGTGTCCCAAATTTGTGGTAATTGTTGCTCAGAAGAATCATCACACTGAGTTCTTCCAAGCTGGTAAGTGTCCATACAACGTTCCTCCTGGTAAGTGCACATGCTGGAATGGTATTTACGTATGCGCACATGCTAGAATGATTGTGAGTATAAACATAAAATTGTGGTATTAATTAAGAACCTGGTTTTTTATGGTcgaattttctttttctttttttttttttttttgtgttgaaTTTATTGTACATAATTGATCTTGAGCTGCAACTAAATTGTCAGTGCATTGGTTGTTTATCTCTTCAGTTTTCATTTATCTTCCCCTCACATATTGACCTACTAGTTGGATTTGttctaattaatattaaaatcaaTGCATCTTAATCCCTTCCATGTGTCTTTAGCAATGACACTACAAACGGTCGTTGCTAAAGGCCTCATTGTACTAGGTTTTCATGACAGCTTCAATTTTTATCACCAAAAGTCCTCTTTAGTGACGAAAATGAGTTTATCATTAAAAATAGATATCACTAAAGGTCATTTTTCCTGTAGTATCTCTTTAATggatattgaattttgaataacATTACACTAATTCCAAAAATTGGATGACTCCAACGTAGAAATTAAAGCATGATGATTAAAATGAACTTAAGTGATAAGTTCAATGATCATGCTTGTCTTTAATTCCATAGTTTTGTTTTAATAAATTAGGAGCTTTATAAGGTAGCCTGGCATCTTTACACATTCTTACCAAATTCCAGTCTCTAAATTCAAACATTAACAACGTGAAATTTCGTTTGTGGTTGGTTAGAAATAGAATGAAAAATCTTTGAATGGAAAAGATGAACAATTTAAGTGAAAACTTcaattatattttatccaattcCATTTCATTCTTGAGAAACAAATGTGTCGCAACTACTTCCAATGTCTTACTTAAAAGACCCACGGAACTTTCATTCTCAGCAAGCAATACAAAATTCTATTATTCAAAGCCTTCAAACCTTCTGCAATACAAACGAGACCAACCAAAGCAGCTGGTATCTTCTTCTATTTACTTCATTCTCTATGCAAATAAGCAAACTGTTATGTCCACCGACTTTTTACTAAACGAAAAGACATGATTTCTAATGCTCAACAGCAAGCAATACAGTTGCCATTTGCTATAAGGACCACAAGCAGTCCTGCTCAACTTCATCTCTAAGgcccatacttttttttttcttgagcaATCAACGACTGTTTTGACAATCAAAACAATCCTGTGGTGTGCACAGATTTACATATTATCACAAACACAAACAAGAGGCTGAAGAACTAGAAAAACTTATTATACTGGCTGGTAAGAGAATCCTTTAGATTTGAATACAGACCATAGAGGGAATACTGCCGTAGGTTTTCGACTTCATACCACGAGTTAAGCACAACATCATGTTTGTCAGTGCCAGAGAAAGCTAGCTGTATACCGAGACTGCAGTCAACCAAACCCCCTCTGTTTTTACAGCTTGATGTTCTAATGGCACAGTCCTGCTTATTGAGGCAGACAAAATTAGAATTTCCGGAGCAAGAAGCACATCCATCTCTCTTCCAATACAAATTTTGAAGCCTGCCCTTTTGGAACTCAAGTACCTGATTTGACGAGCCCATTAGATTGTTTGcataataaagaggaagaatGTGGTAAGCGTTCAACAGATAGTGGACCATCAACATAAATCTCCTTACCAGAGTGAAGCTGGTTACAATGTATGTACTGTTTGCAACAAAAGAAGGTTGGGACCTTGCAGCATATTTCTGGCCCGCAAAAGCCACCATATATCCACCATAAGAATCCTGAGAATGCTCCAAATAACTTAAAATGGATTGGTAATTTGTTACATGATGGCATATGGTGTAAATAAAATTCCACCTAGTTAAATTTATTAGAAGATCCGGCAGCATTAGTTAGATAAGTGAAGGGTGGGGCTTTAGaagtaattcaaaaaaaaaacccacaaaTAGAACATTGACTAGGTTTGATGACAAATAACATTGACCTGAAAAATTAATCTAGAAAAAGGAAGTTGGAGTTATGCATTCCATATTATCAAAATATTGTCCTAGAATCAGATAAGCATCAAGTCCATGTAAGATATTATTGGAAAAGGTAATTAAATATCAGATATGAAAATAACCAAGACACAAAAAAATAATGTGTGTATATGCATGCCATTGACAATCCCAAGTTTAACTATCCATTTGGTTCTTGGAAATAAAAAAGAGTATAATAAAATTAGAATATGAATATATTAAGCACCACAGTTCCAAAACCAAATGATAGAGGTAAGAAGCTAATAGCACAGAAAAATAATTTAATCAGCTTACTGATACATGAAGTTCCATGCTACAAACCTTTCCCCAGTCCCTTTGTGGCCTAAATCTACCCCAACATCTGCAACCTGTTCACTCCCCCTACAAACATTGCTAATGCGTagaaaatttacttacaaatatcACTCCAAACATTTCTGAACTCAACACCTTATCACTCATCTTGCAACCACTCACGCCTACTACTGCTTTCCCATAACTTAGTATGTCGCACAACACAATAATAATACTGCATAGATTTCATTGCAACTTATAAGCTTTTAAGAATCATGAAACAAAACTAGTTCTTCAACTTCAGAGCCCTACTAACTCAATACAAATTACAGTTCTTTGATAAAAATATGCAGGAAACCTAGTTTACTATTTCTCATGAGATCGGCAGTCAACTAATCTCGCACACAAGTACTAGCTTCAATAGCTTCATTCATTTCAGCATTTCTTACCTTTGGCTAAAGGTCATTAACTTATTTCACAGGCTGCcaatcaaaacataaatatataaataactaTTTCAGTTGTTAATTCTCATTCTTATGGGGAGTTGACACTTTGTCCTCCCAAAGACTTTCTTCTGGCATTCAGAATTCCTACCCTTGATATTGAAAGTCAAATAGAAGATTTGGAATTGAATTCTtaaaaatacttcaaaaataAGTATGTACCTATCTGACCATGTTCCCTAGACTATAAATCCCACACTTCTCAAGGATTTATTGAACCTTCAAACACTATAAACAATTCAACAAGTTTACTGGTCATTTCATTCCATAATCATGGCTACATAAAGTCTCTTTGTAGCATTGAAATCCTATTTGAACTCTAACCAGAGCATTGATGGCTGCTTGTCAATAAATTAGTTTTTCTGTAATCCTGAACATTGAAAAGAGAAGGGTAGGATGATTGAACTGAACTCAATGCACTGTTGTGTCACCAGTCGATCACTAGAATGGTTGGGAGGCTTGACTTTTGACTTTATGGTTTCCCCAGATCCCCATGATCACATAGCCTGCTAAGGCACCGCAATTCCAATGCCAATAAAGAAGCATTATTTGTTTGACTTAACTTGCCGTTGTGCGAGAGGACCCTCGGAAATCTGAAAAGGGCATTTGGCCAGGCTCATCCTAATGGATTCCTAAGGATGTGATCTCTGGAAGGTTGGATGTCCACATTAGGAAACCCCTGGAAATCCTACATATCTTTGATTTTTTGGAAACACAAGGTACCCGAAAGCATGTGCATTCAAAACTCATACGTTTTTCAAAACACACCTCTTCCTTGCATAATCTTGAATTTCCCGTAGCAATTCATTTTTCTATGAAAAAACTATTCCCATTATGATGCTAAAATGATCAAGCTACCCCTACTTTAGTGAATGATAATCTCTATTCTTGAAGAATGATCGTAAATGATGATTCACCTTTAAAATTAGATATGCGTTAATTATTATGTAAGAATTATCATAGACACAATTTTTCAATAACTACATATGAAAATTATGCCAAATGACTTCAAAATTTGCtatatttaaattctttttttttttaaatggatatgGTGATTTatggcttaaaaaaaaaaaaaaaaaccctttaaatTTGGTGTTTGTAAAGTAAATATAGATTTACATGATTAGGTGTGTTCTACTAATCTTATGAAATAAGAGCAGGATATACATGTTTTTCCGATCACTATATTAATCCTATATTTCTTAGAAATCCTAATTGGCAAACAAAACAGAAATA
This region includes:
- the LOC131148871 gene encoding uncharacterized protein LOC131148871, which gives rise to MAAVKPLLILMTIMAIAATANGSSNTNRVYRPCSDAKIQRWDGFTFGIAFASRSSFYSDQAQTQSHQLSPCDRRLGLASAHSQLAVFRPKVDEISLLTINTSNFFPDSYGGYMVAFAGQKYAARSQPSFVANSTYIVTSFTLVLEFQKGRLQNLYWKRDGCASCSGNSNFVCLNKQDCAIRTSSCKNRGGLVDCSLGIQLAFSGTDKHDVVLNSWYEVENLRQYSLYGLYSNLKDSLTSQYNKFF